The proteins below are encoded in one region of Streptomyces marianii:
- the rpmG gene encoding 50S ribosomal protein L33 — protein sequence MARTDRRPVVTLRSSAGTGHTYVTRKSRLNDPDRLVLRKYDPAAGRHVQYREVR from the coding sequence ATGGCCCGCACCGACAGGCGCCCCGTCGTGACACTCCGGTCGTCGGCCGGCACCGGTCATACCTATGTGACCCGCAAGAGCCGGCTGAACGACCCCGATCGGCTCGTACTGCGCAAGTACGACCCCGCAGCCGGCCGGCACGTGCAGTACCGCGAAGTGCGCTGA
- a CDS encoding ribosomal protein bL36, with the protein MKVRRSLRALKARPGAQVVRRRGTTFVLNKKEPRFKVRQG; encoded by the coding sequence ATGAAGGTACGCAGGTCGCTGCGCGCGCTGAAGGCCAGGCCCGGCGCCCAGGTCGTCAGGCGCAGAGGGACGACGTTCGTCCTCAACAAGAAGGAGCCGCGTTTCAAGGTCCGGCAGGGCTGA
- a CDS encoding ATP-binding protein → MPVTHEQRPGTAAAARERVRRLLDGHAGAPLPPHVVGDILLVTSELVTNALRHGGGIAAFHAELDGGTVRIRVTDRSPTPPSTAARRRVTTPGGFGWPLVQRLSRSVTVTPDLGGKTVEVVLLLAPDGA, encoded by the coding sequence GTGCCGGTCACGCACGAGCAGCGACCCGGTACGGCCGCCGCCGCCCGTGAGCGGGTGCGCAGGCTCCTCGACGGACACGCCGGGGCGCCTCTGCCGCCGCACGTGGTCGGCGACATCCTGCTGGTCACCTCGGAACTCGTCACCAACGCGTTGCGGCACGGGGGCGGCATCGCGGCCTTCCACGCGGAGCTCGACGGCGGCACCGTCCGCATCAGGGTGACCGACCGCTCGCCCACGCCGCCCAGCACCGCGGCGCGCCGCCGCGTCACCACCCCGGGCGGCTTCGGCTGGCCCCTCGTCCAGCGCCTCAGCCGCAGTGTCACGGTCACCCCCGACCTCGGCGGCAAGACCGTCGAGGTCGTCCTCCTCCTCGCTCCCGACGGCGCCTGA
- a CDS encoding STAS domain-containing protein — MSEDLEVTATSVDGVRVVQAGGEFDADEAGTLAEALVTPFDGTALGVVADLSRVTFADSSFLHTLIEAHRCHTAAGVPFVLAQPHPTVQRLLDLTDTARFFTIAPTTTAALDEIRRARSNGHNVR, encoded by the coding sequence ATGAGCGAAGACCTTGAAGTGACCGCGACCTCGGTCGACGGCGTACGCGTCGTACAGGCCGGCGGTGAGTTCGACGCGGACGAGGCCGGGACGCTGGCTGAGGCGCTCGTCACGCCTTTCGACGGCACCGCCCTCGGCGTCGTCGCCGACCTGTCCCGGGTCACCTTCGCCGACTCCTCGTTCCTCCACACGCTCATCGAGGCGCACCGGTGCCACACGGCGGCCGGTGTCCCGTTCGTGCTCGCCCAGCCCCACCCGACGGTCCAGCGGCTGCTGGACCTGACCGACACGGCCCGCTTCTTCACCATCGCCCCCACGACGACCGCCGCTCTGGACGAGATCCGGAGAGCACGCAGCAACGGTCACAACGTCCGGTGA
- a CDS encoding IS1380 family transposase, whose amino-acid sequence MQATEWDHRLAVRADGKNLTGHAGVVLLRKVADRVGLATVLSAALPKGTGPGWRDRGMALVQLACAIVLGATNILEAEQLQHHWKSLFPRPVSDSTLRRTLEAIDGPVAARIERVRAVVRRMVWTLLALRPGGFPWIAVCGRELTGWYVLDLDATIVTCSSKKEGAAGTFKGSFGHMPLGAWVANTRECVAMLLRPGNAPPNDVDDHKSVLASAFRQLPLPLWSKLLIRIDGAAFSHDVLGHLQSLTTSRRRVRWVTGWAINDADEKAIARLPEKVWTAALRQDGQLHEIKGPDGEWLSYQVAELTGVRDLTGWPQGMRLIVRRVKPSRRDAKKLTAFEKRTGWRYQIVATNIPSHQGLSGVPGSGQVWFVDALYRDHAEVEDRVKAIKRVGLGLLPSKSWQFNAAWVLAATLAADLDTWTRLLLLHDEPELAAAEPETIRRKLYHLPARLTSHARRRTLHLDRTWPWAGAFTAAWKRATELPART is encoded by the coding sequence CGGAAGGTCGCCGACCGCGTCGGCCTGGCCACCGTGCTCAGCGCGGCGCTGCCGAAGGGCACTGGGCCTGGCTGGCGTGACCGGGGCATGGCGCTGGTCCAGCTGGCCTGCGCGATCGTGCTCGGCGCGACGAACATCCTGGAAGCCGAGCAACTGCAGCACCACTGGAAGAGCCTGTTCCCGCGGCCGGTCTCGGACAGCACCCTGCGCCGCACTCTGGAGGCGATCGACGGTCCGGTGGCGGCGCGGATCGAGCGCGTGCGCGCCGTGGTCCGGCGCATGGTGTGGACCCTGCTCGCCCTGCGCCCCGGCGGCTTCCCTTGGATCGCGGTGTGCGGCAGAGAACTCACCGGCTGGTACGTCCTCGACCTCGACGCCACCATCGTGACCTGTAGCAGCAAGAAGGAGGGTGCGGCCGGCACCTTCAAGGGCAGCTTCGGCCACATGCCGCTGGGAGCGTGGGTGGCCAACACCCGCGAGTGTGTCGCCATGCTGCTGCGACCCGGCAACGCGCCGCCGAACGATGTCGACGACCACAAGAGTGTCCTGGCCTCGGCGTTTCGGCAGCTCCCGCTGCCGCTGTGGTCGAAGCTGCTGATACGGATCGACGGCGCGGCCTTCAGCCACGACGTCCTCGGCCACCTCCAGAGCCTGACCACCAGCCGGCGCCGGGTGCGCTGGGTGACCGGCTGGGCCATCAACGACGCCGACGAGAAGGCCATCGCCCGGCTGCCGGAGAAGGTATGGACGGCGGCGCTGCGGCAAGACGGCCAACTGCACGAGATCAAGGGCCCCGACGGCGAATGGCTGTCCTACCAGGTCGCTGAGCTGACCGGGGTCCGTGACCTGACCGGCTGGCCCCAGGGGATGCGGTTGATCGTGCGCCGGGTCAAGCCCTCGCGCCGGGATGCGAAGAAGCTGACCGCCTTCGAGAAACGCACCGGCTGGCGCTACCAGATCGTCGCCACGAACATCCCCTCCCACCAGGGACTTTCCGGGGTACCCGGCTCCGGCCAGGTCTGGTTCGTCGACGCCCTGTACCGCGATCACGCCGAGGTCGAGGACCGCGTCAAAGCGATCAAGCGGGTCGGCCTCGGGCTGCTGCCCTCGAAATCCTGGCAGTTCAACGCCGCCTGGGTGCTGGCCGCCACGCTCGCCGCCGACCTCGACACCTGGACCCGGCTCCTCCTCCTGCACGACGAGCCCGAACTCGCCGCCGCCGAACCGGAGACGATCCGCAGGAAGCTCTACCACCTGCCCGCCCGCCTCACCTCCCACGCCCGCCGCCGCACCCTCCACCTTGACCGCACCTGGCCCTGGGCCGGCGCGTTCACCGCCGCCTGGAAGCGCGCCACCGAACTCCCGGCCCGTACCTGA